Proteins encoded in a region of the Streptomyces sp. NBC_00310 genome:
- a CDS encoding IS5 family transposase, translating into MTEAEWQVIRAVLPVPAWLEGRGGRPEGFCHRQMIDAVRYVADNGVKWVNLPADFPPYRRVHAFARRWQITGLLAELHDRLRDKVRQKEGRTVDPTAAIVDSQSVRAAANIPRSTSGWDGGKKVGGRKRHLVVDCLGMVLAVAVTAASVQDRDAAVPLLERLRKMYFSIRLVWADGGYAGRLVDWAAEKLQLTLDIVKRTDDTTGFVVLPRRWVVERTLSWLMRSRRLARDYETLPAMHEAMVLWSMTMLMSGRLAGRRPGAFSRPALRAR; encoded by the coding sequence ATGACGGAGGCGGAGTGGCAGGTCATCCGGGCAGTGCTGCCGGTTCCGGCCTGGCTGGAGGGCCGGGGCGGGCGGCCGGAGGGCTTCTGCCACCGGCAGATGATCGACGCGGTCCGCTATGTGGCCGACAACGGCGTCAAGTGGGTCAACCTGCCTGCGGACTTCCCGCCGTATCGGCGGGTGCATGCTTTCGCCCGCCGCTGGCAGATCACGGGTCTGCTCGCCGAGCTCCACGACCGGCTGCGCGACAAGGTCCGCCAGAAGGAAGGCCGCACGGTGGATCCGACTGCTGCCATCGTGGACTCACAGTCGGTGCGGGCAGCGGCGAACATCCCGCGCTCCACCTCCGGCTGGGACGGCGGGAAGAAGGTGGGCGGCCGCAAGCGGCACCTGGTGGTGGACTGCCTCGGCATGGTCCTGGCCGTGGCTGTGACCGCGGCGAGCGTGCAGGACCGCGACGCCGCCGTCCCCCTGCTCGAGCGGCTTCGGAAGATGTACTTCTCCATCCGCCTGGTGTGGGCGGACGGCGGCTATGCCGGGCGCCTGGTCGACTGGGCAGCCGAGAAACTCCAGCTCACCCTCGACATCGTCAAACGCACCGACGACACCACCGGGTTCGTGGTGCTGCCCCGCAGGTGGGTGGTGGAAAGAACGCTGAGCTGGCTGATGCGCTCACGTCGTCTGGCGCGTGACTACGAGACGCTGCCCGCCATGCACGAGGCCATGGTGCTGTGGTCGATGACCATGCTTATGAGCGGCCGCCTGGCCGGACGCCGCCCAGGTGCTTTCAGCCGGCCGGCCCTTCGAGCGCGGTGA
- a CDS encoding CU044_2847 family protein: protein MPELLRVPLESGGSVLVEVDNGPQAVVRVARPGMVAEASETLERGLESVREAAHSVLAKVADLPRQPDKITLELGLKLSAEAGVFLAKTAGEGSLTLTMEWDRQQPEAVPITQAVAARDGAVAG, encoded by the coding sequence ATGCCTGAATTGCTTAGGGTGCCGCTGGAAAGCGGCGGTTCAGTGCTGGTAGAAGTCGACAACGGGCCGCAGGCGGTGGTCAGAGTTGCCAGGCCCGGGATGGTGGCTGAAGCATCTGAGACGCTGGAGCGCGGTCTGGAAAGCGTGCGCGAGGCCGCGCATTCTGTGCTCGCTAAGGTGGCCGATCTGCCGCGGCAACCAGACAAGATCACTCTTGAGCTTGGGTTGAAGCTGTCGGCGGAGGCGGGCGTCTTCCTCGCCAAGACCGCCGGAGAGGGATCACTCACCCTCACCATGGAGTGGGACAGGCAGCAACCGGAGGCTGTGCCGATCACCCAGGCCGTCGCCGCGCGCGACGGCGCCGTGGCGGGATAA
- a CDS encoding nSTAND1 domain-containing NTPase, whose protein sequence is MPNPGIARLWSRGAWATPQGAGFLAGPRIVLSCAHVVSAVAGEQEGSPLAVGLTVDLDFPLAGRAARRQSARLITHIPVAEDGSGDIAVLALDEDPPLGAEPVRLLDVETVRGHPFRAFGFPAGDDEGVWSLGTIVDDRGRGWLQFESTSACEIRQGFSGTPLWDEHFKGVVGMVVATDGRFLQRAAYAITADVLLEVHPELRRLAAPPSPFRGLESFREQDATHYFGRAEQIKALTEAVTTSSIVPVIGVSGVGKSSLIHAGLVPQLRKRGDYSIASLVPEPALGAELMLASALLPLLNAPDDVIKPLDRFDQVERLVGRLREGGTLPVVRELLTRQGRTQLALIVDQFEMLFRCSPDAAEKLVDQLVAMTGWRTADGGPLVRLVFALRLDFLKAMKRFPVLERVCEASPVLVDRLAEDQLRQVVLSPIASFHGAIRFEDSLAERLLSDAGRSPGALPLLEFTLTLLWEQQRQGILGHAAYEEIGRVAGALASHAERVVKERLGDAHDEVRRLFVQLVRPGDGGLNNPVDTGRTARRTELHPDCWKAAQLLAVQRLVHLDRASDGMETVALAHEALLEHWPALRSWVDADRDFRSWQEHVRERIARWEQSGRDHALLMRGSELKQAREQLRDRSDDIPESERAYLQASQMRRRRQRSRKAIVAAAVTAVAGTLAGIGVHSVRGSKAAELSASLVQQAQVQADSHREKAALLSVAAWRTAPTQQAHNNLFTRYLADAPYDAILPAGGEVAETALDDSGQVIAVRNVGGRLSVWRVGADGPSLIVRMDAVSAVAVSPDGTRLALGGDGNRIKIWDLREEGTLLTLRAAMSTNSTAQAVDELRFDRTGRRLLAHPPKDDRAQVWNLDRPTAAPVTLKPLLEGSPTAFVFAADGKHVVASGPGALSQGVWDARSGRLITVPGFNEPEFAPGPRPVATICADDKWRLTDVSAGKPDPRLFQSLPCSTEDMTIGELVGISDHVVLTRDNGAVIVHDAATGQPLLVLAEDGTKGRYTRYALAGASRRIAFARGTEVLVATAPAPGSLATADMFTTGGDEEAVHFSPSGRYLVTVGAGGEVAVWDPTTGRRLAAIGRGGYQTSARLAFDAEEKTLAVNESSAELVTLYKLPSLEVLRRIHVDRPLGSAPQDTELRNLGFTRHGRLVALVAGAVSQWDITTGRKVGETLLFRDNSEVERSRYATTLAADPASERIAVATPDLRGVEVWDLRDRRRVTVVMPSFRAPLADRNAVRFSSDGRRLLLIGKDGSAEVWDAKGGQRETSIPPDVARATMFLSDSDETVSVRQGIVERWGPGGLITQTRIPAAAHVRAVVPSPDGERLLLSVPVSSTQGTETDFGTTAVFQLRQASASSWAAELCSHVTRNISQEDLKTMQYGMLERVFLGVTACDER, encoded by the coding sequence GTGCCCAACCCCGGGATTGCCCGCCTGTGGTCGCGCGGCGCGTGGGCCACGCCGCAGGGTGCTGGCTTTCTTGCAGGCCCCAGGATCGTGCTTTCGTGCGCGCATGTGGTTTCGGCCGTCGCCGGAGAACAGGAGGGGAGTCCCCTCGCTGTGGGGCTTACCGTCGATCTGGACTTTCCCCTTGCCGGACGAGCAGCCCGCCGACAGAGCGCGCGGCTCATCACACACATACCTGTCGCGGAAGACGGCTCTGGTGACATTGCCGTCCTCGCGCTTGATGAGGATCCGCCGCTTGGGGCTGAGCCTGTGCGACTGCTGGACGTTGAGACAGTGCGCGGCCACCCCTTCCGGGCATTCGGCTTCCCGGCCGGCGACGACGAGGGCGTCTGGTCGCTCGGCACGATCGTGGATGACCGCGGACGGGGCTGGCTGCAGTTCGAGAGCACTAGTGCCTGCGAAATCCGACAGGGCTTCAGTGGCACGCCCCTGTGGGATGAGCACTTCAAGGGTGTGGTTGGCATGGTTGTCGCCACCGACGGGAGGTTCCTTCAACGGGCGGCCTACGCCATTACCGCCGACGTCCTGCTGGAGGTACACCCTGAACTGCGTCGCCTCGCTGCACCGCCATCGCCGTTCCGTGGGTTGGAGTCGTTCCGGGAGCAGGACGCCACCCACTACTTCGGGCGAGCCGAGCAGATAAAGGCGTTGACCGAGGCGGTCACCACGTCGTCGATCGTCCCGGTCATCGGGGTGTCCGGAGTTGGCAAGTCATCGCTGATCCACGCCGGTCTCGTACCGCAGCTACGCAAGCGTGGGGACTACAGCATCGCCTCGCTGGTCCCAGAGCCCGCCTTGGGAGCGGAGCTCATGCTCGCTTCCGCCCTGCTGCCATTACTCAACGCGCCGGACGACGTTATCAAGCCGCTCGACCGTTTCGATCAGGTCGAACGGCTCGTCGGGCGGCTGCGGGAGGGAGGGACTCTTCCGGTTGTCAGGGAGTTACTCACCCGCCAGGGAAGGACCCAGCTCGCCCTGATCGTAGATCAGTTCGAGATGCTGTTCCGCTGCTCGCCCGATGCGGCCGAAAAGTTGGTCGACCAATTGGTGGCCATGACCGGATGGCGCACTGCGGACGGCGGACCATTAGTGCGGCTGGTCTTCGCCCTGCGACTGGACTTCCTGAAGGCCATGAAGCGCTTCCCCGTTCTGGAGCGGGTGTGCGAGGCGTCCCCGGTGCTCGTCGACCGCCTGGCCGAGGACCAGCTCCGTCAGGTGGTGCTGTCCCCGATCGCTTCATTCCACGGGGCCATACGTTTCGAGGACTCGCTCGCCGAGCGGCTGCTCTCGGACGCGGGCCGCAGCCCCGGCGCGCTGCCCCTACTCGAGTTCACCCTCACCCTGCTATGGGAGCAACAGCGTCAGGGCATCCTCGGGCACGCCGCCTACGAGGAGATCGGCCGAGTGGCGGGTGCCTTGGCGTCGCATGCCGAGCGTGTCGTCAAGGAGCGGCTGGGCGACGCGCATGACGAGGTGCGACGACTGTTCGTGCAGCTTGTTCGCCCCGGCGACGGAGGCCTCAACAACCCCGTCGACACCGGGCGCACCGCACGCCGCACCGAGCTGCACCCCGACTGTTGGAAGGCCGCACAACTACTCGCCGTACAGCGTCTGGTGCACCTCGATCGCGCGTCTGACGGCATGGAGACGGTCGCTCTCGCCCACGAAGCGCTACTCGAACACTGGCCTGCACTGCGCTCGTGGGTCGACGCCGACCGCGACTTTCGTAGCTGGCAGGAACATGTGCGCGAGCGCATCGCGCGCTGGGAGCAAAGCGGCCGCGACCACGCTCTGCTGATGCGCGGCTCCGAACTCAAGCAGGCACGGGAGCAACTGCGCGACCGGTCGGACGACATCCCCGAAAGTGAACGCGCATACCTTCAGGCGAGCCAGATGCGGCGTCGGCGCCAGCGGTCACGCAAAGCCATCGTCGCGGCGGCAGTTACTGCGGTAGCGGGGACCCTGGCCGGCATAGGAGTGCACTCGGTACGTGGCAGCAAAGCCGCCGAATTGTCGGCCAGCCTCGTGCAACAGGCCCAGGTCCAGGCGGACTCCCATCGGGAAAAGGCCGCATTACTGTCCGTGGCCGCCTGGCGCACCGCGCCCACCCAACAAGCACACAACAACCTGTTCACCCGCTATCTGGCCGATGCCCCGTACGACGCCATCCTGCCCGCGGGTGGGGAAGTCGCGGAGACAGCGCTGGACGACTCCGGCCAGGTCATCGCGGTACGAAACGTTGGGGGCCGACTGTCGGTATGGCGTGTCGGGGCCGACGGCCCCTCCCTGATTGTCCGCATGGACGCCGTCTCGGCCGTAGCGGTCAGTCCCGACGGCACCCGGCTCGCCCTGGGGGGCGACGGCAACCGCATCAAGATCTGGGACCTGCGTGAAGAGGGGACCCTGCTAACCCTACGAGCCGCGATGAGCACCAACAGCACCGCTCAGGCGGTGGACGAGCTGCGCTTCGACCGCACGGGACGCCGCCTGTTAGCCCATCCTCCAAAGGACGACAGGGCCCAGGTATGGAACCTCGACCGACCAACCGCCGCACCCGTCACCCTAAAACCGCTGCTTGAGGGCTCACCCACTGCCTTCGTCTTCGCCGCGGACGGCAAGCACGTCGTAGCCTCAGGGCCGGGGGCCCTGTCCCAGGGCGTCTGGGATGCGCGCTCCGGCCGCTTAATTACCGTTCCCGGCTTCAACGAGCCCGAGTTCGCCCCGGGTCCTCGTCCGGTAGCCACGATATGCGCCGATGACAAGTGGCGGCTGACCGATGTCTCCGCCGGCAAGCCCGACCCCCGTCTCTTCCAGAGCCTGCCTTGCAGCACCGAAGACATGACGATCGGCGAGTTGGTCGGCATCTCTGACCATGTTGTGCTGACCCGCGACAACGGAGCTGTGATCGTGCACGACGCCGCCACCGGACAACCGCTACTCGTACTGGCGGAGGACGGTACCAAGGGCCGCTACACCCGCTACGCCCTGGCCGGCGCGAGCCGCCGCATAGCCTTCGCCCGCGGGACGGAAGTACTGGTCGCCACGGCCCCCGCGCCCGGCTCGCTCGCAACCGCCGACATGTTTACCACCGGCGGCGACGAGGAGGCCGTGCACTTCTCCCCTTCTGGCCGCTATCTGGTCACGGTAGGCGCTGGCGGGGAGGTCGCGGTTTGGGACCCGACGACCGGACGGCGGCTCGCAGCGATCGGTCGGGGCGGGTACCAGACGTCCGCGCGGCTTGCGTTCGACGCCGAGGAAAAGACGCTGGCCGTGAACGAAAGCTCTGCGGAGTTGGTCACGCTCTACAAGCTGCCCTCCCTTGAGGTACTGCGGCGGATACACGTCGATCGGCCCCTCGGGTCGGCGCCCCAGGACACGGAGCTCCGTAACCTGGGATTCACCCGGCACGGCCGCCTGGTCGCCCTCGTGGCAGGCGCCGTCTCGCAGTGGGACATCACAACCGGCCGCAAGGTGGGTGAGACGCTGCTGTTCCGGGACAACTCGGAAGTCGAACGAAGTCGGTACGCAACCACTCTGGCAGCCGACCCCGCGTCCGAGCGGATCGCCGTGGCCACCCCGGACCTGCGCGGCGTGGAGGTCTGGGATCTCCGCGACCGACGGCGGGTCACCGTCGTCATGCCCAGCTTCCGCGCTCCGCTCGCCGATCGGAACGCTGTGCGGTTCAGCAGCGACGGCCGGCGTCTGCTGCTGATTGGCAAAGACGGGAGTGCAGAGGTGTGGGATGCCAAGGGTGGGCAGCGTGAGACCAGCATCCCCCCCGACGTCGCCCGAGCCACGATGTTCCTCTCCGATAGCGACGAGACAGTCAGCGTAAGGCAGGGCATCGTGGAGCGGTGGGGCCCCGGCGGGCTCATAACCCAAACCCGTATACCCGCAGCCGCTCACGTTCGGGCCGTCGTGCCCTCCCCCGACGGTGAGCGCCTATTGCTGAGCGTGCCCGTGAGCTCTACCCAGGGAACTGAGACGGATTTCGGGACCACGGCGGTCTTCCAACTGAGACAGGCATCCGCCAGTAGCTGGGCTGCCGAACTCTGCTCACATGTCACACGCAACATCTCCCAGGAGGACCTGAAAACTATGCAGTACGGAATGCTGGAGCGGGTCTTTCTGGGGGTGACGGCGTGCGACGAGCGGTGA
- a CDS encoding LppP/LprE family lipoprotein translates to MDRAVLRIKRLGYTADTKASTLKNLRGPLRAIHAHCTGSVDGKCVSVFFFYGNEYAGYDVTAAAQSTIKSQDGKTVTLSYPVYLPTDPQCCHSGGEREYQARWEDGKVIFSPPLPENPNYPDE, encoded by the coding sequence GTGGACCGGGCGGTGCTCCGCATCAAGCGCCTGGGATACACGGCCGACACCAAGGCCAGCACTCTAAAGAACCTCCGTGGACCCCTTCGTGCGATCCACGCTCACTGCACCGGCAGCGTCGATGGGAAATGCGTTTCCGTGTTCTTCTTCTACGGCAACGAGTACGCCGGCTACGACGTGACCGCGGCCGCCCAATCAACGATCAAAAGCCAGGACGGAAAGACGGTTACCCTGTCCTATCCCGTGTACCTGCCAACGGATCCGCAGTGCTGTCATTCCGGTGGGGAGCGTGAGTACCAGGCGCGTTGGGAGGACGGCAAGGTGATCTTTTCGCCACCGCTGCCCGAGAATCCAAACTACCCAGATGAGTGA